Proteins encoded by one window of Akkermansia muciniphila ATCC BAA-835:
- a CDS encoding sulfatase family protein, translating to MISTMNRHAATALMLAACSLSASADQPQKQTPDQRPNIVVIVTDDHSYQTLGTCEKDSPMPYPNFRKLADEGMVFDRSYCANSLCGPSRACIYTGRHSHMNGYLFNEHAAPFDGSQPTFPKMLQKAGYQTAIVGKWHLEAIPPGAKGDTSKYESDPTGFDYWEIFPGQGNYFNPDFITPGKDGKRVVKTEPGYATELVTQKSLKWLDQRDKNKPFMLVVGHKAPHRCWCPSIQNLGRAKQYADAIDPPANLEDDFADRPEFLKMTEQTLLNHFNVWSDEHLIKEVVPEDIQKMLSCPESKTLHTQYDWEMPEWVRMDPQQKEAWYNYHKARTVQLVKDIKNGKIKTQRDILLRRWRHYMEDYLGTVLSVDESIGQIMDYLKQNGLDRNTLVLYCGDQGFYMGEHGLYDKRWIFEESFRMPLIMRWPGHIRPGVRSSAMVQELDYAPTFCDVAGVNTKENMNTFQGRSLTPLFKTGEHQDFKNRSLYYAFYENPGEHNAPRHDGLRTDRYTLSYIWTSDEWMLFDNQKDPAQMHNVINKPEYAETVKELKALYGKLRKDYQVPEGFPGATGKLAVKPQWDCAPSRD from the coding sequence ATGATTTCAACAATGAACCGTCATGCCGCCACCGCCCTGATGCTTGCGGCCTGTTCCCTGTCCGCTTCCGCGGACCAGCCTCAAAAGCAGACGCCGGACCAGCGCCCCAACATCGTGGTCATTGTCACCGACGACCATTCCTACCAGACCCTGGGCACCTGTGAAAAGGATTCTCCCATGCCTTATCCGAACTTCCGCAAACTGGCGGACGAAGGCATGGTCTTTGACCGGAGCTACTGCGCCAACTCCCTGTGCGGACCTTCGCGGGCCTGTATTTACACTGGCCGCCATTCCCACATGAACGGGTACCTCTTCAACGAACATGCGGCTCCCTTTGACGGTTCCCAGCCCACTTTCCCGAAAATGCTCCAAAAGGCCGGTTACCAGACGGCTATTGTCGGCAAGTGGCACCTGGAAGCCATTCCGCCGGGCGCCAAGGGAGATACGTCCAAATATGAATCCGACCCCACCGGATTCGATTACTGGGAAATTTTCCCCGGCCAGGGCAACTATTTCAATCCGGATTTCATCACTCCCGGCAAGGACGGCAAACGCGTGGTGAAAACGGAGCCCGGCTATGCCACGGAACTGGTTACGCAAAAAAGCCTCAAATGGCTGGACCAGAGGGACAAGAACAAACCCTTCATGCTCGTCGTGGGCCACAAGGCACCCCACCGTTGCTGGTGCCCCTCCATTCAGAATCTGGGCCGCGCCAAACAGTATGCGGACGCCATTGACCCGCCCGCCAATCTGGAAGACGATTTTGCAGACCGCCCGGAATTCCTGAAAATGACGGAACAAACCCTGCTCAACCATTTCAACGTATGGTCTGACGAACACCTGATCAAGGAGGTGGTCCCCGAAGACATCCAGAAAATGCTTTCCTGCCCGGAATCCAAGACCCTGCATACTCAGTATGACTGGGAAATGCCGGAATGGGTGCGCATGGACCCGCAGCAGAAGGAAGCCTGGTACAACTACCACAAGGCCCGTACCGTACAGCTTGTCAAAGATATTAAAAACGGGAAAATCAAAACGCAGCGCGACATTTTGCTGCGCCGCTGGCGCCATTATATGGAAGACTATCTGGGCACCGTTCTTTCCGTGGACGAAAGCATCGGCCAGATCATGGACTATCTGAAACAAAACGGTCTGGACAGGAATACGCTGGTGCTCTACTGCGGAGACCAGGGATTCTACATGGGCGAACACGGCCTGTACGACAAACGCTGGATTTTCGAAGAATCCTTCCGCATGCCCCTCATCATGAGATGGCCGGGCCACATCAGGCCGGGCGTGCGCTCCTCCGCCATGGTGCAGGAACTGGATTATGCTCCCACTTTCTGCGACGTGGCCGGGGTAAATACCAAGGAAAATATGAATACCTTCCAGGGCCGCAGCCTCACTCCCCTGTTCAAGACCGGAGAACATCAGGATTTCAAAAACCGTTCTCTTTACTACGCCTTTTACGAAAATCCGGGTGAACACAACGCTCCGCGCCATGATGGCCTGCGCACGGACCGCTACACGCTGTCCTATATCTGGACCAGCGACGAATGGATGCTCTTTGACAACCAGAAGGACCCGGCCCAAATGCACAACGTCATCAACAAACCGGAATATGCGGAAACCGTGAAAGAACTCAAAGCCCTGTACGGCAAGCTCCGCAAAGACTACCAGGTACCGGAAGGCTTCCCCGGGGCCACCGGCAAACTGGCCGTCAAGCCGCAGTGGGACTGCGCTCCCTCCAGAGATTGA
- a CDS encoding beta-N-acetylhexosaminidase, whose product MKSILLAAAFLGSLCWAGTNPYNIIPEPVNVTTTSGTTKNLKIVHEQKVAGLGNEGYAMKLTPGGVELRYTTPNGKAMAMATLFQLQDQLSDTPEGLPCGSIQDSPDFGWRGMMVDVGRYHYPMKEIYNFVDAMHYYKYNVLHLHLTEDQGWRLPVPGYDKLRTIGAVRPSAPESQNNSLLANEGMYTKKELQDLVAYCKARGIQVLPEVEMPGHNMALAASYPEFCCNTKRAQVWTHGGVSSKLICPQKPATKKFLKDTFNTVQQIFPFPYIHIGGDECPMGDWKKCPDCQAARAKKGQGDNVEAQMSDFTKSLTAMLAKHRKKPILWYDINKSYYHKGETVMSWLPGEFPRCIDKTKEQGIDLIVTPQFKYYLARTQMKFPADDVRARPGGAPILLKDCYNFDPRNGRDKNDVKHIKGINLCMWAEWIPSGELLMYMTYPRAMAVSETAWGSHKNRPSLEEFEKKMETHKKHFQKRFGYTLERTVENKPYREKFITQEEIERINENYKKGQQNADK is encoded by the coding sequence ATGAAATCAATTTTGCTAGCCGCAGCGTTCCTGGGCTCCCTCTGCTGGGCCGGAACCAATCCCTACAACATTATTCCGGAGCCCGTCAACGTGACGACAACTTCCGGAACTACCAAAAACCTCAAAATCGTCCATGAGCAAAAAGTCGCCGGACTGGGCAATGAAGGGTATGCCATGAAACTAACGCCCGGCGGCGTGGAACTCCGTTATACCACGCCCAACGGGAAGGCCATGGCCATGGCGACCCTGTTCCAGCTCCAGGACCAGCTTTCGGATACTCCTGAGGGACTTCCCTGCGGCAGCATCCAGGATTCCCCCGACTTCGGCTGGCGCGGCATGATGGTTGACGTAGGCCGCTACCACTATCCCATGAAGGAGATCTACAATTTTGTGGACGCCATGCATTATTACAAATACAACGTCCTGCATCTCCATCTGACGGAAGACCAGGGCTGGCGTCTCCCCGTTCCGGGCTACGACAAGCTCCGCACCATCGGCGCCGTCCGCCCCTCCGCTCCGGAAAGCCAGAACAACTCCCTGCTGGCCAATGAAGGCATGTATACCAAGAAGGAGCTCCAGGACCTGGTAGCCTACTGCAAAGCGCGCGGCATCCAGGTACTGCCGGAAGTGGAAATGCCGGGTCATAACATGGCCCTGGCCGCGTCCTATCCCGAATTCTGCTGCAACACCAAACGGGCCCAGGTATGGACGCACGGCGGTGTTTCCTCCAAGCTGATTTGCCCGCAGAAACCGGCCACTAAAAAGTTTCTTAAGGATACCTTCAATACCGTCCAGCAGATATTCCCTTTCCCGTACATCCACATCGGAGGTGACGAATGCCCCATGGGGGACTGGAAGAAGTGCCCGGACTGCCAGGCCGCCCGAGCCAAAAAGGGCCAGGGGGATAATGTGGAAGCCCAGATGAGCGATTTCACGAAAAGCCTGACGGCCATGCTCGCCAAGCACCGGAAAAAGCCCATCCTGTGGTATGACATCAACAAGAGCTATTACCACAAGGGGGAAACCGTCATGTCCTGGCTGCCGGGAGAATTCCCGCGTTGCATTGATAAGACGAAGGAACAGGGCATCGACCTCATCGTCACCCCCCAGTTCAAGTATTATCTGGCGCGTACCCAGATGAAATTCCCGGCGGACGACGTGCGCGCCCGGCCCGGTGGAGCTCCCATCCTGCTGAAAGACTGCTACAACTTCGATCCCCGCAACGGACGGGACAAGAATGACGTCAAGCACATCAAGGGAATCAACCTCTGCATGTGGGCGGAATGGATTCCCTCCGGCGAATTGCTGATGTACATGACCTACCCCCGCGCCATGGCTGTTTCCGAAACCGCGTGGGGCAGCCACAAGAACCGTCCAAGCCTGGAAGAGTTTGAAAAGAAAATGGAAACCCACAAGAAACATTTCCAGAAGCGTTTCGGCTATACTCTGGAACGCACTGTGGAAAACAAACCCTACCGGGAAAAATTCATCACCCAAGAGGAAATCGAACGTATTAACGAGAATTATAAAAAGGGCCAGCAAAACGCGGACAAATAG
- the lepA gene encoding translation elongation factor 4 encodes MSIELTRNFSIIAHIDHGKTTLSDRLLEKTNTISEREKQDQLLDAMDLEREKGITIKSHPVTIFYKAGDGKTYKLNLLDTPGHVDFSYEVSRSLAACEGALLIVDAAQGVEAQTLANMHLAMDLNLAIIPVINKIDLPSANLPKVYRQLEDIVCIPHEEAIHASAKMGIGIDDILEAVVQRIPPPETEQDGLLRALVFDSVYDAYRGVVSYVRVISGSVHRGMKVKLFATDEVYEVKEVGIFTPKMTRTDSLEAGDVGYIIANMKSAADVKIGDTYTDYMRPCPSPLPGFKEIRPMVFSGIYPVDSSDFEALKAAMAKLQINDAAFSFQAESSVALGFGFRCGFLGLLHMEIIQERLRREFNMDIISTYPSVIYEVTKTNGEEINVDNPSLLPEPQEIQEIREPIVKVFIMLPGEYIGDIMQLVLEKRGSVDNTETIDDMRVMLTCTVPLAEILVDFNDKLKSMTRGYGSMDYEYAGYQAAKLIKMDMLIAGEPVDAFSMIVHQDKAASRGRELAERLKNVIPRQLFTVAIQACIGGKIIARESISPMRKDVTAKCYGGDVTRKRKLLEKQKEGKKRMKAIGKINIPQEAFIKVLKTGD; translated from the coding sequence ATGTCCATTGAACTGACTCGCAATTTCTCCATTATCGCTCACATCGACCACGGAAAGACCACCCTTTCCGACCGGCTGCTGGAAAAGACGAATACCATTTCCGAACGGGAGAAGCAGGATCAGCTTCTGGACGCCATGGACCTGGAGCGGGAAAAGGGCATCACCATCAAGTCCCACCCCGTTACCATTTTCTACAAGGCCGGGGACGGAAAGACTTACAAGCTCAATCTGCTGGATACGCCGGGCCATGTGGATTTCTCCTATGAAGTGTCCCGTTCCCTGGCGGCATGCGAAGGAGCCCTCCTTATTGTGGACGCAGCCCAGGGAGTGGAAGCCCAGACACTTGCCAACATGCACCTGGCCATGGATCTGAACCTGGCCATTATCCCCGTCATCAATAAGATTGACCTTCCCAGCGCCAACCTGCCCAAAGTGTACCGCCAGCTGGAGGACATCGTCTGCATCCCCCATGAGGAAGCCATCCATGCCTCCGCCAAGATGGGCATCGGCATTGACGATATTCTGGAAGCCGTTGTTCAGCGCATCCCTCCGCCTGAAACGGAACAGGACGGCCTTCTGCGCGCCCTGGTGTTCGATTCCGTTTACGACGCCTACCGCGGTGTAGTCTCCTATGTGCGCGTCATTTCCGGCAGCGTGCACCGCGGCATGAAAGTCAAACTTTTCGCAACGGACGAAGTGTATGAAGTGAAGGAAGTGGGTATCTTCACTCCCAAAATGACCCGAACGGATTCCCTGGAAGCCGGTGACGTAGGCTACATCATCGCCAACATGAAATCCGCGGCTGATGTCAAGATCGGGGACACGTATACGGATTACATGCGCCCCTGCCCATCCCCCCTGCCCGGTTTCAAGGAAATCCGCCCCATGGTCTTTTCCGGCATTTATCCGGTGGATTCCTCCGATTTTGAAGCCCTGAAAGCGGCCATGGCGAAGCTTCAGATTAATGACGCCGCTTTCTCCTTCCAGGCGGAATCTTCCGTAGCTCTGGGCTTCGGGTTCCGTTGCGGCTTCCTTGGCCTGCTCCATATGGAAATTATCCAAGAGCGTCTGCGCCGGGAATTCAACATGGATATCATCTCCACCTACCCCTCCGTGATTTATGAGGTCACCAAGACCAATGGAGAGGAAATCAATGTGGATAATCCCAGCCTGCTCCCGGAACCGCAGGAAATTCAGGAAATCCGGGAACCTATCGTCAAGGTGTTCATTATGCTTCCTGGGGAATACATCGGGGATATCATGCAACTTGTCCTGGAAAAACGCGGCAGCGTGGACAATACGGAGACCATTGACGACATGCGCGTAATGCTCACCTGCACCGTCCCTCTGGCGGAAATTCTGGTGGATTTCAACGACAAGCTCAAATCCATGACGCGCGGCTACGGCTCCATGGATTATGAATACGCCGGCTACCAGGCCGCCAAGCTCATTAAAATGGACATGCTCATCGCCGGGGAACCGGTGGATGCTTTCTCCATGATCGTTCACCAGGACAAGGCAGCCTCCCGCGGCAGGGAACTGGCGGAACGCCTGAAAAACGTCATTCCCCGCCAGCTCTTCACCGTCGCCATTCAGGCCTGCATTGGCGGAAAGATCATTGCCCGGGAAAGCATCTCCCCCATGCGCAAGGACGTGACGGCCAAATGCTACGGCGGGGACGTCACCCGCAAGCGCAAACTTCTGGAAAAGCAGAAGGAGGGCAAAAAGCGCATGAAGGCCATCGGAAAAATCAACATTCCGCAGGAAGCGTTCATCAAGGTGCTGAAAACGGGGGATTAA
- a CDS encoding thioredoxin fold domain-containing protein produces MSLPRLSMLLFASAALCSCVGTSPEQEEPKVKKSLSEYMQDNKTNSIANVPTGLLSTTPNQQQATHLTATTQEEMTRADSGAVYYTDAHDPDAPIPGLEEAFAQRKENERWIQSYPTALREAQSTGKPILIWFHHSVGSPPSKKLGAELLHTKEFEDWAKRNVVRVCYDQAEKFESEPVYRKRQKMLEYVKKAPSLFGVRGTPVLLVMSPDGSKVDTLRGYYTGQNALYFDQIKNSVKLAKQQYEEFKKTLIPKGYRVWTGVNGNTVFAKLSRYSEKTQTLWLQELDGHQSRTSLKRLSLEDRTWLLEQKESHENNGRNKRSGPRGA; encoded by the coding sequence ATGAGTCTGCCCAGGCTGTCCATGCTCCTGTTTGCGTCCGCGGCTCTCTGTTCCTGCGTGGGAACCTCTCCGGAACAGGAAGAACCAAAGGTAAAAAAAAGCCTTTCGGAATACATGCAGGATAACAAGACCAATTCCATCGCCAATGTGCCGACGGGGCTGTTGAGCACTACTCCGAATCAGCAACAGGCCACCCATCTTACCGCCACCACACAGGAGGAAATGACCAGGGCAGACAGCGGGGCCGTCTATTACACGGACGCTCATGACCCGGACGCCCCCATCCCCGGGCTGGAAGAAGCTTTCGCCCAGCGTAAGGAAAACGAACGCTGGATCCAAAGCTATCCCACCGCCCTCCGGGAAGCCCAGAGTACCGGGAAACCCATTCTCATCTGGTTCCACCATTCCGTGGGCAGCCCTCCCAGCAAAAAGCTGGGGGCAGAACTTCTCCATACGAAGGAATTTGAAGACTGGGCGAAAAGGAATGTCGTCCGCGTCTGTTACGACCAGGCGGAAAAATTTGAAAGCGAACCTGTTTACAGGAAGCGCCAGAAGATGCTGGAGTATGTGAAAAAGGCTCCCTCCCTGTTTGGCGTGAGAGGAACGCCCGTGCTTCTGGTCATGTCTCCGGACGGCTCCAAAGTGGATACGTTGCGCGGTTATTATACCGGACAAAACGCCCTTTATTTTGACCAGATCAAGAACAGCGTCAAACTGGCGAAGCAGCAATATGAAGAGTTTAAAAAAACGCTGATTCCCAAAGGCTACCGGGTCTGGACAGGAGTCAACGGAAATACCGTCTTCGCCAAGCTTTCCCGTTATTCGGAAAAGACCCAGACTCTCTGGCTTCAGGAGCTGGACGGGCACCAGAGCAGAACATCCCTGAAAAGGCTCAGCCTTGAAGACAGAACATGGCTCCTGGAGCAGAAAGAATCCCATGAAAACAACGGCCGGAACAAGCGCTCCGGCCCACGTGGCGCCTGA
- a CDS encoding DMT family transporter — MSSRQRTLGHAAALMTIIIWGTTFVSTKVLLRDFTPVTVLFTRFVIGYAFLWCLKPRVLPFSGWKKELLFAGAGLTGVTLYFLLENIALTYTFASNVGIIVAVVPFFTALLAHFLLKGEGFSRRFFLGFSAAFTGIFLIMANGAFVLELNPAGDILALGAAFVWAAYSILMKKIGVNTSNMIICTRRIFFYGIALMIPALWVLPANMDWRLMAKPVNAINLLYLGLFASALCFLTWNRVVEILGAVKSSVYIYMIPVVTVVASAIILGERLTWISLAGILLTLCGVTISEYRKKTRKSGKKRLS, encoded by the coding sequence ATGAGTTCCCGACAGCGCACCCTGGGCCATGCCGCCGCCCTCATGACCATTATCATCTGGGGAACCACTTTCGTCTCCACCAAGGTGCTCTTGCGGGATTTCACCCCCGTCACGGTTCTCTTTACCCGCTTTGTGATCGGATATGCCTTCCTCTGGTGCCTGAAACCGCGGGTTCTTCCATTCTCCGGCTGGAAAAAGGAGCTTCTGTTCGCCGGAGCGGGATTGACCGGGGTTACCCTGTACTTCCTGCTGGAAAACATCGCCCTGACCTATACCTTCGCCTCCAATGTGGGCATTATCGTAGCCGTGGTTCCTTTCTTCACAGCCCTTCTGGCCCATTTCCTGCTGAAGGGGGAAGGCTTTTCACGCCGTTTCTTCCTGGGTTTTTCCGCTGCCTTTACAGGTATCTTCCTTATCATGGCAAACGGAGCCTTCGTTCTGGAACTGAATCCGGCGGGGGATATCCTGGCACTGGGCGCGGCCTTCGTCTGGGCGGCGTATTCCATCCTGATGAAAAAAATCGGCGTCAACACATCCAACATGATCATCTGCACGCGCCGCATTTTCTTCTATGGCATTGCACTGATGATTCCCGCCCTGTGGGTCCTTCCTGCAAACATGGACTGGCGCCTGATGGCAAAACCCGTCAATGCCATCAATCTGCTGTATCTGGGTCTGTTCGCCTCCGCACTGTGCTTTCTGACCTGGAACCGCGTGGTGGAAATTCTGGGAGCCGTCAAATCCAGCGTTTACATTTACATGATACCGGTCGTAACCGTGGTGGCCTCAGCCATCATTCTGGGGGAACGCCTGACCTGGATATCCCTGGCGGGGATTCTGCTTACCCTGTGCGGCGTCACGATTTCAGAGTACAGAAAAAAAACACGGAAAAGCGGGAAGAAAAGGCTATCCTGA
- a CDS encoding PEP-CTERM sorting domain-containing protein produces the protein MKSLLFISTFLLCISGVQAASTLYETQFHQTSITTGSDFLEDASVTLTTPSTALSNNLAADLLVPNLQMNGNETGWTVTFSFTATQDIVLSSLSLGFQFVNASGERHSNTDTKAGTATVTLTAGDSSATADLSFERVQADKDGTPTADIQEASFNTPVTVSAGETFTLTVNAKAPNTGGTFLGLSQLNLQGDTVPEPATASLSLLGMAALLLRRRV, from the coding sequence ATGAAGAGTCTTCTTTTCATTTCAACATTTTTATTGTGTATTTCCGGAGTACAGGCGGCGTCCACTCTGTATGAAACCCAGTTTCATCAAACCAGCATTACTACTGGGAGCGATTTTCTGGAAGATGCTTCCGTCACTCTCACCACTCCTTCCACCGCCCTCTCCAACAATCTGGCAGCGGATCTTCTTGTTCCCAACCTCCAAATGAATGGAAATGAAACCGGTTGGACTGTCACTTTTTCCTTCACAGCTACGCAGGACATCGTCCTTTCTTCCCTCAGCCTAGGTTTTCAATTCGTCAATGCAAGCGGGGAGCGTCATAGCAATACGGATACTAAAGCGGGAACCGCTACCGTTACGCTGACTGCCGGAGATTCCTCCGCCACGGCTGACCTGAGCTTTGAGCGAGTCCAGGCTGATAAAGACGGCACGCCGACGGCCGATATCCAGGAAGCCAGCTTCAATACCCCGGTCACAGTTAGTGCGGGGGAAACCTTTACCCTCACCGTGAATGCCAAGGCTCCCAACACCGGAGGAACCTTCCTGGGGCTTTCCCAGTTGAATCTTCAGGGGGACACGGTACCGGAGCCGGCGACGGCCTCCCTCAGCCTGCTTGGCATGGCCGCCCTGCTTCTGCGCCGCCGGGTATAA
- a CDS encoding cupin domain-containing protein, which produces MDAFSSIPNHTGFTARNLFMDRQEILRGGAFAKIAPGGGGPLSPHRHAHAHLFIVTRGTISVMLDGEERTVHEYESQLVPGGVLHAVWNRNTEPAEILGLTLETPSSPTSSI; this is translated from the coding sequence ATGGACGCCTTTTCCTCTATTCCCAATCATACGGGCTTCACGGCCAGGAACCTGTTCATGGACAGGCAGGAAATCCTGAGAGGCGGAGCCTTCGCCAAAATAGCCCCCGGCGGCGGCGGCCCCCTTTCCCCGCACCGCCATGCCCACGCTCATTTATTCATTGTCACCCGTGGAACGATTTCTGTCATGCTTGACGGAGAAGAAAGAACGGTTCACGAGTACGAATCCCAGCTCGTTCCCGGCGGCGTTCTCCATGCCGTCTGGAACAGGAATACGGAACCGGCGGAAATCCTGGGACTGACGCTGGAAACGCCTTCCTCCCCCACATCGTCAATTTAA
- the cysS gene encoding cysteine--tRNA ligase encodes MLHLYDTRTRTAQDISPMDGKTLRFYCCGPTVYGPTHIGNFRTFVMQDVFRRVLELGGVPTTHIRNLTDVDDKTIRDSQKAGVSLAEFTAGWADLFHRDCAALNCLPPHAEPSAVGHIPEQIRMVQTLVEKGHAYVSEDGSVYFRISSFPEYGRLSHLDERELDLGKTANTRSNADEYEKDSVADFVLWKSRRPEDGNNFWPSPWGEGRPGWHLECSAMIHKYFGNDFDLHSGGVDLVFPHHENEVAQSRCACGGGFARLWFHITHLLVDGGKMSKSLGNMYTLADLDKLGHRPSAVRYVLAGGYYRRPLNFTLSSLEDAKAALNRLSKFDMQLRNASGTDSVPSYEEFCAAFPELGIFQPAWDSLNDDLNTPEALGHVFSAIRKADIPSLSPEEAARLRNAFHFILAAFGIILPEEGQEEAPEEIRTLADQRWQAKQNRDWTEADRLRAEVAALGWVIKDRKDGYDLARK; translated from the coding sequence ATGTTACACCTTTACGATACCCGCACCAGAACGGCCCAGGACATTTCTCCCATGGATGGAAAAACACTGCGCTTTTACTGTTGCGGCCCCACGGTGTACGGCCCTACCCACATCGGCAATTTCCGCACTTTCGTGATGCAGGACGTCTTCCGCCGCGTCCTGGAACTGGGGGGGGTGCCCACCACGCATATCCGCAATCTGACGGATGTGGACGACAAAACTATCCGGGATTCTCAAAAGGCTGGCGTTTCTCTGGCGGAATTCACCGCAGGCTGGGCGGATCTGTTCCACCGGGACTGTGCCGCCCTTAATTGCCTGCCTCCCCATGCGGAACCCTCCGCCGTGGGCCATATTCCCGAACAAATACGGATGGTTCAAACACTGGTGGAAAAGGGCCATGCCTATGTATCGGAAGACGGTTCCGTGTATTTCAGAATTTCTTCCTTCCCGGAATACGGAAGGCTTTCCCACCTGGACGAACGTGAACTGGATTTAGGAAAAACCGCCAATACCCGGTCCAACGCAGACGAATATGAAAAAGACTCCGTGGCAGACTTCGTGCTGTGGAAGAGCCGCAGGCCGGAAGACGGAAACAACTTCTGGCCCTCTCCCTGGGGAGAAGGCCGCCCCGGCTGGCACCTGGAATGCTCCGCCATGATCCATAAATACTTCGGCAATGACTTTGATCTCCACTCCGGCGGCGTGGATCTGGTATTCCCCCACCATGAAAACGAAGTGGCCCAGTCCCGCTGCGCCTGCGGCGGCGGCTTCGCGCGCCTGTGGTTCCACATCACGCACCTGCTGGTGGACGGAGGCAAGATGTCCAAATCCCTGGGCAACATGTACACGCTGGCGGATTTGGACAAACTGGGCCACAGGCCGTCCGCGGTCCGGTACGTGCTGGCGGGGGGCTATTACCGCCGTCCGTTGAATTTCACCCTTTCCTCTCTGGAAGACGCTAAAGCCGCGCTGAACCGCCTGTCCAAATTCGATATGCAGCTCAGGAACGCCTCCGGAACGGATTCCGTTCCCTCCTATGAGGAATTCTGCGCGGCATTCCCGGAATTGGGAATTTTCCAGCCGGCATGGGACAGCCTGAACGATGACCTAAACACTCCGGAAGCCCTGGGCCATGTTTTCAGCGCCATCAGGAAGGCGGATATCCCCTCCCTTTCACCGGAGGAGGCGGCCCGCCTGCGGAATGCCTTCCACTTTATTCTGGCCGCCTTCGGCATTATTCTGCCGGAGGAGGGACAGGAGGAAGCCCCGGAAGAAATCCGCACCCTGGCGGATCAGCGCTGGCAGGCCAAGCAGAACCGGGACTGGACGGAAGCCGACCGCCTGAGGGCGGAAGTGGCAGCGCTGGGCTGGGTCATTAAAGACCGCAAGGACGGATACGACCTGGCACGCAAATAA